A window of Lentibacillus sp. Marseille-P4043 contains these coding sequences:
- a CDS encoding cupin domain-containing protein, with translation MYYYPYVHPYSYYVNVPMYNYGRQPGYWGYPIESGYTERQFGHLPPSHNNERKDYGSEPFVVNIEDAAEQNNTFRTALWTGKHLQVTLMSINVREDIGLEVHPNIDQFLRIEDGQGVVQMGNAKDNLSFEQNVYEDDAIMVPAGTWHNVINNGTKPLKLYSIYAPPEHPFATVHTTKADAMAAEENHGH, from the coding sequence ATGTACTATTATCCTTACGTACATCCATATTCTTATTACGTTAACGTACCAATGTATAACTATGGAAGACAGCCTGGGTACTGGGGGTATCCGATTGAATCAGGGTATACTGAAAGACAATTTGGTCATTTGCCACCGTCGCATAATAATGAGCGAAAAGATTATGGGAGCGAACCTTTTGTCGTAAATATAGAAGATGCCGCCGAGCAAAATAATACATTCCGTACCGCTTTATGGACCGGAAAGCACTTACAGGTAACATTAATGAGTATTAATGTTAGAGAAGATATCGGGTTGGAAGTTCATCCAAACATTGACCAGTTCCTGCGTATTGAAGATGGTCAAGGGGTCGTACAAATGGGAAATGCAAAAGATAATCTATCTTTTGAACAAAACGTTTATGAAGATGATGCGATTATGGTTCCCGCTGGTACATGGCACAATGTTATCAATAACGGTACGAAACCTCTCAAACTTTATTCAATCTACGCGCCGCCCGAGCATCCATTTGCTACTGTTCACACAACAAAAGCAGATGCAATGGCTGCTGAGGAAAATCACGGTCATTAG
- a CDS encoding aldo/keto reductase, with amino-acid sequence MRVGLAFYIWDPGEDHRVDPAQIAIAWAIAKGTVSIIDVIKAKHVEGALSAADVVLSNQEIKDLEALAKATGVEIKGAWEKSI; translated from the coding sequence ATGAGGGTTGGTCTTGCTTTTTATATATGGGATCCTGGTGAAGACCATCGTGTTGATCCTGCGCAAATTGCGATAGCCTGGGCCATTGCCAAAGGAACTGTATCGATTATCGACGTTATCAAAGCAAAACATGTTGAAGGCGCATTATCAGCTGCTGATGTTGTTTTATCTAACCAAGAAATAAAAGACTTAGAAGCGTTAGCAAAGGCAACAGGTGTTGAAATCAAGGGAGCTTGGGAAAAGAGTATTTAA
- a CDS encoding 3-ketoacyl-ACP reductase, which translates to MQSLQGKKALITGGSRGIGRATALELAKEGVELGLIARSEESFGTIQTELTELGATFITAAADVADEAEVQQAVDKIEQQLGSIDILINNAGIGARGSFLELSIETWKNVLDTNVMGMVYVTKAVLPGMIKRNRGDIINISSMSGLKGTEGSSAYSASKFAVIGLSESLMQEVRRNNIRVSVFTPSLVETDFTRGKNSNQPDPEKFTQPEDLAEYMTSLLKLEQRSFIKTSAIWATNPF; encoded by the coding sequence ATGCAATCACTACAAGGAAAAAAGGCATTGATTACAGGTGGAAGCAGGGGAATTGGGCGAGCTACGGCATTGGAACTTGCGAAAGAAGGCGTAGAATTAGGCTTAATTGCTAGATCAGAAGAGAGCTTTGGTACGATTCAAACTGAACTGACTGAATTAGGTGCAACATTTATAACGGCTGCTGCAGATGTAGCGGATGAAGCGGAAGTTCAACAGGCAGTTGACAAAATCGAACAACAGCTGGGCTCCATCGATATTCTCATCAACAACGCAGGGATTGGAGCACGCGGATCATTCCTAGAACTTTCAATTGAAACATGGAAAAATGTACTTGATACGAACGTGATGGGAATGGTGTACGTTACAAAAGCAGTCTTGCCAGGCATGATTAAGCGAAACCGTGGTGACATTATTAATATCTCCTCTATGTCCGGATTGAAAGGAACAGAAGGATCAAGTGCTTATAGTGCTTCAAAATTTGCTGTTATCGGCCTAAGCGAATCGTTGATGCAAGAAGTTCGGCGCAATAATATCCGCGTAAGTGTATTCACACCAAGTCTTGTTGAAACAGACTTTACACGAGGGAAGAATTCTAATCAGCCAGATCCAGAAAAATTTACCCAACCAGAAGACTTAGCTGAATATATGACAAGTCTGCTTAAACTTGAACAACGCTCGTTTATTAAGACATCGGCAATTTGGGCGACGAATCCGTTTTAG
- a CDS encoding SurA N-terminal domain-containing protein: MSKKWLLSLSFLLIVFVMVACSDNGDDSAEDNKEESETQEQASPEDGTEAKMPKPNLEDIPDVVAEVNGKEISKEEFAATYKGQFQQAAMQAQMSGQEIDQDQLKKQIAEGLIGQELVIQEAENSGLDASEDAVNETLDSLVKQNGLESQDDFFAALEKQGTPKEDVMSQVETQVKVDKLIASKTGDVDPTKEELQEVYDEYTAQLEQMGGKDGEEQEIPSFDEMKPDLIEQVKSEKESETYQTLVKKLQKDADITKNL, encoded by the coding sequence ATGAGTAAAAAATGGTTGTTAAGTTTATCCTTCTTACTGATCGTATTTGTAATGGTTGCATGTAGTGACAACGGTGATGACTCAGCTGAAGATAATAAAGAAGAATCAGAAACACAAGAGCAAGCGTCGCCGGAAGATGGCACTGAGGCGAAAATGCCCAAACCTAACCTAGAAGACATTCCTGATGTTGTTGCAGAAGTTAATGGAAAAGAAATATCAAAGGAAGAGTTCGCAGCCACATACAAAGGGCAATTTCAACAGGCTGCAATGCAAGCACAGATGAGTGGACAAGAAATTGATCAAGATCAATTAAAAAAACAGATTGCGGAAGGGTTAATTGGTCAGGAACTTGTTATACAAGAAGCTGAAAACAGTGGCCTCGATGCTTCTGAAGACGCTGTTAATGAAACATTAGATAGTCTGGTAAAACAAAATGGACTTGAATCACAGGATGACTTCTTTGCTGCTCTAGAAAAACAAGGCACGCCGAAAGAAGATGTAATGTCTCAGGTTGAAACACAAGTAAAAGTAGACAAGCTTATTGCTAGTAAGACTGGTGACGTTGATCCAACCAAAGAAGAGTTACAAGAAGTTTATGATGAATATACAGCCCAGCTTGAGCAAATGGGTGGAAAAGATGGCGAAGAACAAGAAATTCCATCCTTTGACGAAATGAAACCAGATCTGATCGAACAAGTGAAATCTGAAAAAGAATCAGAAACATATCAAACACTTGTCAAAAAACTTCAAAAAGATGCAGACATCACGAAAAACTTGTAA